A window from uncultured Desulfobacter sp. encodes these proteins:
- a CDS encoding OmpH family outer membrane protein gives MMLKQHTLKKLGLMGLVLVMAFASQAVALPFSGTKVGYVNLNRLVKESKMGQKATERLNVLRQDKEADIREKVKEINAIKLELETNVDDLKLEDKKDKVDDLNALVKEYKRMQADAKDEIEKQNRDLVAEILTKADDILKSIAKKKGFGIILKDPKVVGYLDPDLDITDDVLRALNK, from the coding sequence ATGATGTTAAAACAACACACCTTAAAAAAACTTGGCCTTATGGGGCTTGTTTTGGTAATGGCCTTTGCATCCCAGGCTGTTGCGCTTCCCTTTTCCGGCACAAAAGTAGGATACGTTAACCTCAACCGCCTGGTCAAAGAATCCAAGATGGGGCAAAAGGCAACTGAGCGGCTCAATGTGCTTCGACAGGATAAAGAAGCGGACATCAGGGAAAAAGTCAAAGAGATCAATGCGATTAAGCTTGAGCTTGAAACCAATGTTGATGATCTTAAACTTGAAGATAAAAAAGACAAGGTTGATGATCTGAATGCTTTGGTAAAAGAGTACAAGCGGATGCAGGCGGATGCCAAGGACGAAATTGAAAAGCAGAATCGGGATCTGGTGGCTGAAATTCTGACAAAGGCCGACGATATTTTAAAAAGCATTGCCAAGAAAAAAGGATTTGGCATTATTCTCAAAGACCCGAAAGTGGTTGGGTATCTTGACCCGGATCTTGATATTACGGATGATGTTTTAAGGGCGCTTAATAAATAA
- a CDS encoding TAXI family TRAP transporter solute-binding subunit: protein MKRSVVSLLALIFCMVMVLPSAYARTQFVTIGTGGLTGVYYPTGGAIAKMVNKKKNEYGIRATVESTGGSAFNINAIMSGDLEFGIAQSDKQFQAMKGLAEWAEKGPQTDLRSVFSIHDEAVTLISAVESNIIDVADLKGKIVNLGNPGSGQLQNAIEILQTIGIDPEKDITAEYIKASEAPSILQDGRIDAFFYTVGHPNGAIKEATSGARKVRFTSITGVDSMLAKYPYFSKTVIQSAMYPGAENDGDTETIGMKATLVTSAKVPEDVVYAITKEVFENFEEFKKLHPAYATLTKEGMLTGLSAPLHPGAEKYYKEVGLLK from the coding sequence ATGAAGAGAAGTGTTGTAAGTCTGTTGGCTTTAATTTTTTGTATGGTGATGGTTCTTCCTTCGGCATATGCCAGGACCCAGTTTGTAACAATTGGAACCGGGGGACTTACCGGCGTCTACTATCCCACAGGTGGGGCTATTGCCAAGATGGTCAATAAGAAAAAGAACGAATACGGCATTCGTGCAACAGTGGAATCAACCGGCGGATCGGCGTTTAACATCAACGCGATCATGAGTGGGGATCTTGAGTTCGGTATCGCCCAGTCAGACAAACAATTTCAGGCGATGAAGGGTCTTGCGGAATGGGCGGAAAAAGGCCCTCAGACCGATCTTCGGTCCGTTTTCTCTATTCATGATGAAGCGGTCACACTGATTTCAGCAGTTGAAAGCAATATCATAGATGTTGCAGACTTAAAGGGAAAAATTGTCAACCTTGGCAATCCCGGTTCCGGCCAGCTCCAAAATGCCATTGAAATTTTGCAGACCATCGGCATTGATCCTGAAAAGGATATTACCGCAGAATATATAAAGGCCTCAGAAGCCCCCAGTATTTTGCAGGACGGTCGTATTGATGCATTCTTCTACACCGTGGGTCATCCTAATGGTGCAATTAAAGAGGCAACTTCAGGTGCCCGTAAGGTTCGTTTTACCTCCATCACAGGTGTAGACAGCATGTTGGCAAAATATCCCTATTTTTCAAAAACCGTCATTCAGAGCGCCATGTATCCGGGTGCCGAAAATGATGGGGACACCGAAACTATTGGTATGAAAGCAACATTGGTTACTTCTGCCAAGGTTCCTGAAGATGTGGTTTATGCGATTACTAAAGAGGTTTTTGAAAATTTTGAAGAGTTCAAAAAACTTCATCCGGCTTATGCGACATTGACCAAAGAAGGCATGTTGACAGGTCTTTCCGCGCCGCTGCATCCGGGTGCAGAAAAGTACTATAAAGAAGTTGGATTATTGAAATAA
- a CDS encoding macro domain-containing protein: MKSIKGDLIHLAKEGQFDLIVHGCNCFCTMGAGIAKQIQSQFPQAWEADLATASGDKSKLGSYSEACINTPSGRLYVINAYTQYHYSGDGVLVDYDALSKIFRTLKKQFSGLRMGYPKIGAGLAGGDWKIISEIIDSALDGETHTLVELR; this comes from the coding sequence ATGAAATCCATAAAAGGAGATTTGATTCACCTGGCCAAAGAAGGGCAATTTGATCTCATTGTCCATGGCTGCAACTGTTTTTGCACCATGGGTGCCGGAATTGCCAAACAGATCCAATCCCAGTTCCCCCAGGCCTGGGAAGCCGATCTTGCAACCGCATCCGGAGACAAATCTAAACTTGGCAGTTATTCAGAGGCATGCATCAACACACCATCAGGCAGATTGTACGTGATCAATGCCTACACCCAATATCACTATTCAGGCGACGGGGTGCTGGTGGATTATGATGCCTTGTCAAAAATTTTTAGGACACTGAAAAAACAGTTCAGCGGCCTTCGCATGGGATATCCCAAAATAGGAGCAGGACTTGCCGGAGGAGACTGGAAAATCATCAGTGAAATAATTGACAGCGCCCTGGATGGCGAGACCCACACCCTGGTTGAACTCCGATGA
- a CDS encoding TRAP transporter permease: MSKIRIDKVEDGLDEAKRLAEEEEGIGRKPDGWQKYLIPTIAVTWSLFQLSLPRFVLLDSTYIRAIHLAFAMVLVFLNYPLLKKPIFGLKYFAQHKRIPLLDMAIAAFGAYCALYLVLNYDQIITRYGSPTTMDIVAGISLVVLLLEAARRTIGPALPVIAGGFIAYSFLGPYMPDLIAFKGTSLGRFVGQMTMSTEGIYGIPLDVSATIVFLFVLFGAMLDKAGAGHYFIQLALSLLGRFKGGPAKAAIMGSGLTGLVSGSSIANIVTTGTFTIPMMKKVGYEPTKAAAIEVAASTDGQLAPPIMGAAAFIIAEYVNVPYIDVVKAAAIPAFASYAALFFISHIEASKAGIKGLPKSELPQFFKTLLSGVHFLVPLGMLLYELIVVRHSPELAAFNAILVLAVLMLFQHPYLAYQKNEPILPAFKKSFLTILESLASGARNMVSVALATAAAGIIVGVVALGLGNLISEIIDVLSMGNVFLMLIITALASLVIGMGLPTTATYIVMAALTAPAIVTIGGAQGFIVPLMSAHLFCFYFGILADDTPPVGLAAYAASALAKSPPIATGIQGFMYDIRTAILPFMFIFNSDLILHNVNSWSQGILIFLMACVGNFAFASATQGWFVAKNKIWEVPLFLCVTFILMRPDQIAEWLGIPHEQRYWTYLIGLAIYGVLYLMQRPRTARDEAAIERAKTETY, encoded by the coding sequence ATGAGTAAGATTAGAATTGATAAGGTGGAAGACGGCCTGGATGAAGCCAAAAGGCTTGCTGAAGAAGAAGAGGGCATCGGGCGCAAGCCTGATGGGTGGCAAAAGTATCTGATTCCGACAATTGCCGTTACGTGGAGTTTGTTTCAGCTCTCTTTGCCAAGGTTTGTACTTCTCGATTCGACATATATCCGTGCGATTCATCTCGCGTTTGCCATGGTCTTGGTGTTTCTTAACTATCCTTTGCTCAAGAAACCCATCTTCGGTCTCAAATATTTTGCTCAGCACAAGCGGATCCCGTTACTGGATATGGCGATTGCCGCCTTTGGCGCTTATTGTGCGCTTTATCTTGTTCTTAATTACGATCAGATTATTACCCGGTACGGCTCACCCACAACCATGGATATTGTGGCGGGGATTTCTTTGGTTGTTCTGCTCCTTGAGGCTGCCAGACGAACGATTGGGCCTGCACTTCCCGTGATTGCCGGCGGGTTTATTGCCTATTCGTTTTTAGGGCCTTATATGCCCGATTTAATCGCTTTTAAGGGTACTTCTCTGGGGCGTTTTGTCGGTCAGATGACCATGTCGACCGAAGGAATTTATGGTATCCCCTTAGATGTATCGGCAACAATTGTATTTTTGTTTGTGTTGTTTGGTGCCATGCTGGACAAGGCGGGTGCCGGTCACTATTTTATACAGCTTGCCTTAAGTTTATTGGGACGTTTTAAGGGGGGGCCGGCCAAAGCGGCTATTATGGGGTCCGGTCTGACAGGACTTGTCTCCGGTTCTTCCATTGCAAATATTGTGACAACGGGTACATTTACCATACCTATGATGAAAAAAGTGGGGTATGAACCGACCAAAGCTGCGGCAATTGAAGTTGCTGCGTCTACAGATGGGCAGCTGGCACCACCGATTATGGGGGCTGCGGCTTTTATTATCGCCGAATATGTGAATGTGCCATACATTGACGTTGTTAAAGCGGCGGCAATTCCTGCGTTTGCTTCTTATGCGGCGCTTTTTTTCATCTCTCACATTGAAGCTTCAAAGGCGGGTATTAAGGGGCTGCCTAAAAGTGAACTGCCGCAATTTTTTAAAACGTTGTTAAGTGGCGTCCATTTTTTAGTTCCTCTTGGCATGCTGCTTTACGAATTGATTGTGGTACGCCATTCTCCGGAGCTTGCTGCATTTAACGCTATCTTGGTACTGGCTGTTTTGATGCTTTTTCAGCACCCCTACCTGGCGTATCAAAAAAACGAACCGATTTTACCGGCATTTAAAAAATCTTTTCTGACGATCCTGGAGTCGCTGGCGTCAGGTGCAAGAAATATGGTTTCCGTGGCCCTGGCCACAGCTGCGGCAGGTATTATCGTCGGGGTTGTTGCCCTGGGGTTGGGCAACCTTATCTCTGAAATTATTGACGTTCTTTCCATGGGCAATGTGTTTTTGATGTTGATCATTACGGCGTTGGCCAGCCTGGTTATCGGCATGGGGCTGCCGACCACGGCAACCTACATTGTTATGGCCGCACTGACGGCGCCTGCGATTGTCACAATCGGCGGGGCCCAGGGATTTATCGTTCCCCTGATGTCTGCTCATCTTTTTTGCTTTTATTTCGGTATATTAGCTGATGATACACCGCCGGTGGGGCTTGCGGCCTATGCCGCTTCGGCCCTTGCCAAATCTCCTCCCATCGCGACCGGTATTCAGGGGTTTATGTATGATATCCGGACGGCTATTTTGCCGTTTATGTTTATTTTTAATTCCGATCTTATTTTGCATAATGTGAATTCATGGTCCCAGGGCATATTGATATTTCTTATGGCCTGTGTCGGCAACTTTGCCTTTGCGTCGGCAACCCAGGGATGGTTTGTCGCCAAAAATAAAATATGGGAAGTGCCGTTGTTCCTTTGTGTGACATTTATTTTGATGCGCCCGGACCAGATTGCCGAGTGGCTGGGTATCCCCCATGAGCAGCGATACTGGACATATTTAATCGGATTGGCAATTTACGGTGTGCTTTATTTGATGCAGCGCCCTCGAACCGCCCGGGATGAGGCCGCCATTGAGCGAGCAAAGACAGAAACATATTAA